A region of Bacteroidota bacterium DNA encodes the following proteins:
- a CDS encoding AAA family ATPase has product MEINYKGILPKNFSINEKYKVLLFIKQGHNAETYRVKGKDGKLYFLKLFNYSKLHHSSFDADNNLLETEIVKTLKNDNIVKYVDSGELFLENKRYGYLVLDFIAGETLTEKIKREPITSLYDLKQIIGGVLNGLNYLHNLPSPIIHNEITPHNIMLDLSAEVPQAKIIDFGYARFFHSSTRAFNKVGLDLNYVASECFHNIFSPQSDIFSMGVLMYQLLFGITPWTNEISKYRTSRGNVEEFLLEERMKPLAFPNIENKIADFDESILKVIKKALQQDPENRYKNADEFVKALNGEIEFDEIKEKKNEPIEEKKKIASTVKKSKGFIAIAGMKKLKDQLKNDVIDAIENPEEHKKHNLGLPNGILLYGPPGCGKTFFAERFAEEAGYNFMKVISSDIASIYIHGSQEKIGNLFKEAREKAPTILYFDELDAMVPDREKLNNQSQSGEVNEFLSQLDNIGESGVFVIGSTNKPDLIDKAVLRAGRLEKWFYIPPPDLEARKSMFELYLIDRPLDFGIDYSKLAELTENYVSSDIKLLIDEASRKTIRDKTKRISMEILEFIIKNQRPTVPLSELKKYEDMRKKIEEEIDEDKSNDRPRIGFKS; this is encoded by the coding sequence ATGGAAATAAACTACAAAGGTATATTACCAAAGAACTTTTCAATAAATGAAAAATACAAAGTTTTGCTTTTCATTAAGCAAGGTCATAATGCGGAAACCTATAGAGTAAAAGGAAAAGATGGGAAGTTGTATTTTCTTAAATTATTTAATTATTCAAAACTTCATCATTCATCCTTTGATGCTGATAATAACTTATTAGAAACTGAGATTGTAAAAACTCTAAAAAATGATAATATTGTAAAGTATGTTGATAGCGGTGAATTATTTCTTGAAAATAAACGTTATGGTTATTTAGTACTAGATTTTATTGCAGGCGAAACGTTAACAGAAAAAATTAAAAGAGAACCCATTACATCGCTTTATGATTTAAAACAAATCATTGGTGGTGTTTTGAATGGATTAAATTACTTACATAATTTGCCATCTCCAATTATACACAATGAAATTACACCGCATAATATCATGCTTGATTTATCAGCGGAAGTACCTCAAGCAAAAATTATAGATTTTGGATATGCTCGCTTTTTTCATTCATCAACAAGAGCCTTTAATAAAGTAGGTTTAGATTTAAATTATGTCGCTTCGGAATGCTTTCACAATATATTTTCTCCACAATCAGATATTTTCTCTATGGGCGTATTAATGTATCAATTACTATTTGGTATTACCCCATGGACTAATGAAATATCTAAATACAGAACCAGCAGAGGCAATGTTGAGGAATTCCTATTAGAAGAAAGAATGAAACCATTGGCATTTCCGAATATTGAAAATAAAATTGCAGATTTTGATGAGTCAATTTTGAAAGTTATAAAAAAAGCATTACAACAAGACCCTGAAAATAGATATAAAAATGCTGATGAATTTGTGAAGGCTCTTAATGGAGAAATTGAGTTTGATGAAATAAAAGAAAAAAAGAATGAACCTATTGAAGAAAAAAAGAAGATAGCATCAACCGTAAAAAAGAGTAAAGGATTTATTGCTATTGCTGGGATGAAGAAATTAAAAGACCAGTTAAAAAATGATGTGATAGATGCGATTGAAAACCCTGAAGAACATAAAAAGCATAATCTTGGATTACCTAATGGAATTTTGTTGTATGGCCCTCCAGGATGCGGAAAGACATTTTTTGCTGAAAGATTTGCCGAAGAAGCAGGTTATAACTTTATGAAGGTAATTTCATCTGATATTGCAAGTATTTATATTCATGGTTCTCAGGAAAAAATTGGCAACCTATTTAAAGAAGCTCGGGAAAAGGCACCCACAATTTTATATTTTGACGAATTAGATGCGATGGTTCCAGATCGTGAAAAATTGAATAATCAAAGCCAAAGTGGCGAAGTAAATGAGTTTTTATCTCAATTAGATAATATTGGAGAATCCGGTGTTTTTGTAATTGGGTCAACTAATAAGCCAGACTTAATTGATAAGGCTGTTTTGCGAGCAGGTAGATTAGAAAAATGGTTTTATATTCCACCGCCAGACTTGGAAGCAAGAAAATCAATGTTTGAATTGTATTTAATAGACCGACCATTAGACTTTGGAATTGATTATAGTAAATTGGCTGAATTGACAGAAAATTATGTTTCAAGTGACATCAAATTATTGATAGATGAAGCTTCTAGAAAAACAATTCGTGACAAAACTAAACGAATATCAATGGAGATATTGGAGTTTATTATTAAGAATCAAAGACCAACAGTTCCTCTATCAGAATTAAAAAAATACGAAGATATGAGAAAGAAAATTGAAGAGGAAATTGATGAAGACAAATCCAATGACCGACCAAGAATCGGCTTTAAATCTTAA
- a CDS encoding TerB family tellurite resistance protein — translation METTSFDKLLLKSAFCCMASDGHIDNREIALIKTMCENSPLFKDFNFQEEINSLVNKINTRGKEFITYYFDLLSKSTLTEKEELTLIDFAIQTIKADEQIEYSEIKFFKNIRHRLKVSDENILAVFPDIEQFLEEDIVTESFLDRITKQYLDTAELPQFELISIDTSLLDDLKKDD, via the coding sequence ATGGAAACAACTAGCTTTGACAAATTACTGCTTAAATCAGCATTTTGCTGTATGGCATCCGATGGGCATATTGACAATAGAGAAATTGCCTTAATTAAAACAATGTGTGAAAATTCGCCATTGTTCAAAGACTTCAACTTTCAAGAGGAAATTAATTCCCTTGTAAATAAGATAAATACAAGAGGTAAGGAATTTATCACTTACTATTTTGACTTGTTAAGCAAATCTACATTGACGGAGAAGGAGGAATTGACTTTAATTGATTTTGCAATTCAGACAATTAAAGCAGACGAACAAATTGAATACTCTGAAATAAAATTCTTTAAAAATATTCGACACAGACTGAAAGTAAGTGATGAAAATATTTTAGCTGTGTTTCCAGATATTGAGCAGTTTTTGGAAGAAGATATTGTAACCGAATCATTTTTGGACAGAATAACAAAACAATATTTAGACACAGCGGAATTACCTCAATTTGAGTTAATCAGTATTGACACCAGTTTACTTGACGACTTAAAAAAAGATGATTAA
- a CDS encoding DUF6804 family protein has translation MINAIKIVLAILFFLCLADMPYGYYQFVRFIGLIGFAILAYQANQQGRQTEMIIYGGLALLFQPFFKIAFGRQMWNIVDVVVGIGLLISIFMKPKKSQP, from the coding sequence ATGATTAACGCAATCAAAATAGTTTTAGCGATTTTATTCTTTCTCTGTTTGGCAGATATGCCTTACGGCTATTACCAATTTGTAAGATTCATTGGACTAATTGGGTTTGCAATTTTAGCTTATCAAGCAAATCAACAAGGCAGACAGACAGAAATGATAATTTACGGTGGACTTGCGTTGCTATTTCAACCATTTTTCAAAATAGCATTTGGTAGACAAATGTGGAATATAGTTGACGTAGTTGTAGGAATTGGACTTTTAATATCAATATTTATGAAACCAAAGAAAAGCCAACCCTAA
- a CDS encoding cytochrome c oxidase subunit II yields MTKLLLRLGLVCLLFFAYTSRGFAVKHDEKADTSKKEAAKIGLAAKSGEVEPSADKTLTGPLMELAQPDKEDPENPFPAPQKEEPTINKFVKWTLIAVSLLFLIVILSLFNVIGLMGDVSGKPAIDWNKWNPRLMVLFLIAFLSAGVYEAIADSDYYMPESASEHGVGIDNMFSLTTVLILIVFFITQAALFIFPYKYRMRKGHTAYFYSHNDRLEIIWTVIPAIALSILITGGLKSWNSITSPAPTDAQHIEVYAKQFGWTARYEGKDMKLGKHNFRLIKDDNDLGIDWSDAKSHDDVQNNSEIHLIKGKNVEFKFRAKDVIHSAYMPYFRLQMNVVPGVPTSFWMKPILTTLEMRNVLRANGRPDANDFEYYLYCNKICGSAHYNMKIKVVVEDEESYNKWWATQKADYVKMNEPEAPAAATPASVPATPTDTSKKDKAVAMISNKK; encoded by the coding sequence ATGACAAAGTTATTACTAAGATTGGGCCTAGTTTGCCTGTTATTTTTTGCGTACACATCACGAGGTTTTGCGGTAAAACACGACGAGAAAGCCGACACATCTAAAAAAGAGGCTGCTAAAATAGGACTTGCTGCAAAAAGTGGTGAAGTCGAACCGTCAGCGGATAAAACCCTAACGGGGCCATTGATGGAGCTTGCCCAGCCCGACAAAGAGGACCCCGAAAATCCTTTCCCAGCCCCGCAAAAAGAAGAACCAACCATCAATAAGTTTGTTAAATGGACACTTATAGCGGTGAGCCTCTTGTTCTTAATCGTAATTTTATCTCTGTTCAATGTTATTGGGCTTATGGGAGATGTTTCTGGAAAGCCTGCTATTGATTGGAACAAGTGGAATCCACGTTTAATGGTTCTATTCCTTATCGCATTCTTATCAGCAGGGGTATACGAAGCCATTGCCGATAGTGATTATTATATGCCAGAAAGTGCATCAGAACATGGCGTTGGTATTGATAATATGTTTAGTCTTACCACGGTACTTATATTAATTGTATTCTTTATTACCCAAGCGGCACTGTTTATTTTCCCCTATAAATATAGAATGCGTAAAGGGCATACCGCTTATTTCTATTCGCATAACGACAGACTAGAAATTATATGGACCGTTATTCCTGCCATTGCTTTATCAATACTAATTACGGGTGGTCTTAAATCATGGAATAGCATTACTAGTCCTGCACCTACTGATGCCCAACATATTGAAGTTTACGCCAAACAATTCGGTTGGACAGCACGCTATGAAGGAAAAGATATGAAGCTAGGCAAACACAATTTCCGTTTAATAAAAGATGATAACGATTTAGGTATTGATTGGTCTGATGCAAAATCGCACGACGATGTACAGAATAATTCTGAAATACATCTTATCAAGGGCAAGAATGTAGAATTTAAATTTAGAGCCAAAGATGTAATTCACTCCGCATACATGCCTTATTTCCGTTTACAAATGAATGTTGTACCAGGTGTTCCCACTTCTTTTTGGATGAAACCTATTTTAACCACCCTAGAAATGAGAAATGTATTGAGGGCAAACGGTCGTCCCGATGCCAATGATTTTGAATACTATTTATATTGTAATAAAATTTGTGGATCGGCTCACTATAACATGAAAATAAAAGTGGTTGTAGAAGATGAAGAGAGCTATAATAAATGGTGGGCTACACAAAAGGCAGATTATGTAAAAATGAACGAGCCCGAAGCACCTGCAGCGGCAACACCAGCCTCGGTTCCTGCGACACCCACAGATACCAGTAAAAAAGACAAGGCAGTTGCCATGATTTCCAATAAGAAATAA
- a CDS encoding cbb3-type cytochrome c oxidase subunit I, producing MSQEAHTNTGHGDAHEEHHHHEETFISKYVFSMDHKMISKQFLVTGIIMGVLGMILSMIFRVQLAWPTTDMSYLKPILGGWISDTGKMDPSFYMSLVTLHGTIMVFFVLTAGLSGTFSNLLIPLQVGARDMASPFVNMLSYWFFFMSSVVLFISLFISSGPAAAGWTVYPPLSALPKAMPGSGLGMTLWLVSMILFVGSALMGGMNYIVTVLNMRTKGMSMTRLPLTIWAFFLTAVLGLLSFPVLLGGCLLLLFDRSFGTMFYLSDIPAELTGGIERVGGSPILFQHLFWFLGHPEVYIILLPALGLTSEIIATNSRKPIFGYRAMIMSLLAIAFLSFIVWGHHMFITGMNPFLGSVFILATLIIAVPSAIKVFNYLATLWRGNIILTPAMMFAIGLVSFFISGGLTGLYLGNAALDINLHDTYFVVAHFHIVMGTAAIFGMLAGIYHWFPKMYRRRMNDKLGSLHFWLTIIAAYGVFFPMHFMGLAGVPRRYYSFTLMNEWHVWDNLNIFITCAAFVGGMAQVIFLYNFFNSIKNGRKTEQNPWGSTTLEWTAPIPHVHGNWYGEIPTVYRWPYDYSVPGADQDFIPQDVPHEGEGGTDSGPHSPQAPQSKTLEKGGTLHFAMPKFLSKLFGNLSRA from the coding sequence ATGAGCCAAGAAGCACATACCAATACCGGGCACGGTGATGCCCACGAAGAACACCACCACCACGAAGAAACCTTCATATCGAAGTATGTCTTCAGTATGGACCACAAAATGATTTCAAAACAGTTTTTGGTTACTGGAATTATTATGGGAGTTTTGGGCATGATTCTATCTATGATATTCCGTGTACAATTGGCGTGGCCTACCACCGATATGAGCTACCTTAAACCCATTTTAGGTGGCTGGATTAGCGACACAGGTAAAATGGATCCGAGTTTTTATATGTCATTGGTAACTTTACACGGAACCATTATGGTGTTCTTTGTATTGACAGCCGGCCTTAGTGGTACCTTTAGTAACTTGCTTATTCCATTGCAAGTGGGAGCCCGCGATATGGCTTCTCCCTTTGTGAATATGCTTTCATATTGGTTTTTCTTTATGAGCAGTGTGGTATTGTTCATTTCCTTATTTATCAGTAGCGGCCCAGCAGCAGCAGGTTGGACAGTTTATCCTCCCTTGAGTGCACTACCTAAAGCAATGCCTGGTTCAGGATTAGGGATGACTTTATGGTTGGTATCTATGATTTTATTTGTAGGATCGGCTTTGATGGGCGGAATGAATTATATAGTTACAGTGCTTAACATGCGTACCAAAGGTATGAGCATGACACGTTTGCCACTTACTATTTGGGCATTCTTCTTAACAGCCGTATTAGGTTTACTTTCTTTCCCTGTGTTATTGGGAGGTTGCCTATTATTACTATTCGACCGTAGTTTTGGAACTATGTTTTATCTAAGCGATATCCCTGCAGAATTAACAGGTGGTATAGAAAGAGTAGGAGGAAGTCCGATATTGTTCCAGCATTTATTCTGGTTCCTAGGTCACCCCGAAGTATATATTATATTATTGCCTGCATTGGGATTAACTTCCGAAATTATTGCAACCAATTCCCGAAAACCAATCTTTGGTTATCGAGCGATGATTATGTCGCTGTTGGCTATTGCCTTCCTCTCGTTTATTGTGTGGGGACATCATATGTTTATTACAGGTATGAATCCTTTCCTAGGTTCGGTTTTCATATTGGCTACGCTTATTATAGCGGTACCATCGGCTATCAAGGTATTTAACTATTTGGCTACACTGTGGCGAGGAAATATCATACTCACCCCTGCTATGATGTTTGCTATTGGATTGGTTTCATTCTTTATATCAGGCGGTCTTACTGGACTTTATCTAGGTAATGCGGCTCTCGATATTAATTTACACGATACGTATTTTGTGGTTGCCCACTTTCATATTGTAATGGGTACTGCAGCTATATTTGGTATGCTTGCAGGTATATATCATTGGTTCCCTAAAATGTACCGCAGAAGAATGAACGATAAATTGGGAAGTTTGCATTTCTGGCTAACTATTATAGCTGCCTATGGTGTGTTCTTCCCAATGCACTTTATGGGCTTGGCAGGTGTTCCCCGTAGGTATTATTCATTTACTTTGATGAACGAATGGCATGTATGGGATAACCTCAATATATTTATTACTTGTGCAGCATTTGTAGGAGGTATGGCTCAGGTTATATTCTTATATAATTTCTTCAACTCTATTAAGAACGGTCGCAAAACAGAACAGAATCCTTGGGGTTCCACTACTTTGGAATGGACCGCACCCATCCCACACGTTCATGGCAACTGGTATGGCGAAATACCAACTGTTTATCGCTGGCCTTATGATTATTCAGTTCCCGGGGCCGATCAAGATTTCATTCCACAGGATGTCCCCCACGAAGGCGAAGGAGGGACCGATTCCGGACCACATTCGCCACAAGCACCTCA